A window of Castanea sativa cultivar Marrone di Chiusa Pesio chromosome 8, ASM4071231v1 genomic DNA:
ttattttcctaattagtttaatatctttttcttgatgagttatttttaatattttaaatttgataaactTCTCTCCGTGAATTTCAACAACCAAaacattattattgttgttattattaatgtaattgttaagcttaattacatattttcaataataaaaaaaacactgatCACAGGCTAAATGACAATATAACCTTCAAAAAATAGCTAAgtctttttttagaatttacACTCAAAACAACTATTTTTAAATCAGCTTATCCAAATGCTTAATATggctttaaaaatagaaaacacatatttttacatttttatcaaATACTTATCtgtggtttttaaaataaagttttcaAAACGCATGTTTTAAAAATGCCACACATTTTAAAACAGTTTACCCAAATAGTCCAAATATTGTTCCCCTTttatgtttaattgtttatttcctccaaaaagtacaaatatatataaatacaaaatcaaataaaataaaaagaaaggattTCAAACAAGTAGGCTACTAAGACAAGGTCATTGATATCGACGTCCCTTATCTACCAGACTACTACCACTACCAGCAAATGCTTCACCTACTCCTCTTTTACACATCTAactgatgaattttttttccaagtacAAAGACTCTCCCTCTCTGCCTTTCTTGCTTTCAACTTTGAACCTGTAACAGCCATTCTTTAACAGGGAGTGCACGTGTTGTCACGTTGCTTCTGTTTCTCTGTGTCAGCGACAATGTCACCGTTCGGAGCCTTGGCGGGGCTCTTCTTCTTGCTCTTAGCCTTGTACTGTGGCACAGACCCTCTGAGGCACAGTGCAATCTCTGACTTCCCAGACTTCGAATCGTACAGAGTGGACATGCCACCTTGGTCCCAGGTTCCCACAGATAAAGATAGCCAGAATTTGCTTCAGAATTCGGAAATTAAGTTCCTCAACCAAGTCCAAGGCCCTGAGAGTGTAGCCTTTGACCCTCTTGGCCGTGGACCCTATGCTGGTGTCGCTGATGGCCGGGTCGTCCTCTGGAATGGCCAGTCCTGGATTGATTTCGCTTACACTTCGCCTAATAGGtcagatttttttgttttttggtgtaatggggtttctgggtttttgtCGGTTTATGAGTTTCTGAGCTGGGTGGTATGTTGTGTGGGTCCCACATCACCTGTGAAGAAAATGATGACTCATAATATCAGCTTTTATATTGTATATTTAGTGAAATTACACGGGTTGCACCCTtttctgccttttttttttttttttttttgggtaagagctAGTAGTTTAAAGCTTGATTCTTGACATGAGAGAGCATTTAGCCTGAAAATACTGAATTTGCATGTTAAAAAGAAGGGAATAGAGATGGAATATATAGAAGAGCAAACATGTAAAAAGTGCGACATGGATAACTTATTTGAATCACATTTATATAAGCGCCGTGAGCGGTTATGGTAGGAAAGCCCCACTAGTTGCCCTCCTAACCATttatatttacccaaaaaaaacaaaacgttTGTGAGGGAAAtgtgaaatattatattaattgaGATGTAAGAATCATGTCATATGTTTTGATTATCAAAAGAAGTGTTGTGTTCACGTTCCACactcatataaattataatctCCAAGATgccaatggttggattttgtAAAGGAATTATTTCTTGGTGGattcttatttaaatttttggttttcttcATGTTTGTATTCTTCACTCTTCAGAATACTCTTTCATCCTCCATCATGTTGGTTATAGTTTGTCTTTTTATTCGCTGTTTGGTAGTCTTCGTCATATGGCTCAGACCTATAAGCAAACAAATTATGAGAACATGTCACATGAGATTAGAAAATGAATGGTTCCATGTAATTAACAGCTTCCTTGATTAATAGAATTTGTCTGAGTCATTCTCCTGTGTTTTgctactttgttaaaaaaataattcccagttgtgttttttccttttggttatTTATCTTTGCAATAATGCCTTTGGGAATGATAATTTGTAGTCCATCTATTATTTGGGATTCAGGTCAGAACTGTGTGATCCAAAACCATCGCCTTTGAGTTACTTGAAGAATGAGCACATATGTGGCAGGCCTTTGGGGCTCCGATTTGACAAGAAAACAGGCGATTTATACATTGCAGATGCATATTTTGGGCTACTGAAAGTGGGACCAGAAGGTGGTTTGGCAACATCACTAACAACTGAGGCAGAAGGGGTTCCATTGAGGTTCACCAATGATCTAGACATTGACAAAGAAGGGAATATTTATTTTACAGATAGTAGCACCAAGTATCAGAGGAGGTAGGCCATCTAATTCTCTTCCTTCTGAGAAGGTGACAATGCATTTTTTTGAAGTTGTTACTTCTTTGGATGTTAGTTAGTGATACATGATTCGATAGTAGGCCCTCTAATACTATTCCTTCTGAGAAGGTGACAATGGATTTTTTTGACGTTGTTACTTCTTTGGATGTTAGTTAGTTATACATGATTCGAGAATGTCAAAGAGACCCActtattttgttgtagtgtcCCACTCGCTGCTGAAATGCCACTTCCCCTATACAGTGCACAATAGAATGCACAACCCTTAATTTGTAATGAGAAGCATTAGAATGCTTATTGTCCTTTAGGGCATAAAGAAGAATGTAGTTTCCCTTTCTTCTATTGCAGTGGGACATCGACTTATTCTGAAAGGCATTAAAATGACACTTCTGTGCATAAAACTAATGCTGTTAGAAAAAGGACTAATATTTCTTAATAGCAATGACCAGCATACCAGGGTATATGGTTTTTAACTTCATAGATCAGTATGGATGATAATTTTAGgctaagagccttgtagctgaaCTGGCACCTCTTGGTATTTACAATGTAGACATCTAGGGATCAAATCATTCTTTCCCGAACTATCGATTTATCAAAAAAGTATCGATGATAATTTGAGAGAGTTGATACTTCCCCTGCAATGACCCTTCAGATATTCAACTGATTTGAAAGAGTGATTGTGAGTAACTTCTTTCTGTTAAACTAGTAATGATGGATGGTGCAGTGACCTGTCAGGAAGTGATATAATTTGGTTTGTCTAATTATTGCGTTTGTACATgtttattcaaaatttgtgaTAATTGAAAATGTTGTATTTAAGTTGTCATATCAGGTCCCATTGAGTGTCTATTAACAAttgagaaatgaataaaaacccAAGTTCCACGTAGAGTTTTTCTTGTATAATGACTCTCACCATccacttttctcattttaacCTGCATATTTGATATGATGGTATGCATGGATAATTTTTAAGTGGCAATGAATTTCTTTATCCAAATTTACCAAATTATATGAATTTCTTAAATATGCAGATTAGACCACCATATCTCTATCAGATTTACATTCTGAATGATTGTAAACATGGTAATATCGCATCTTCTgcaaatttttcacaaaaagatTAGATATATAAGATTGCTGGTTTAATATCCACTAGGTGCACTTGTAACttagcaataaaaaaataaaaaattattggcaaatatttcttaaaacaAAGACGatgttctttcttctttttatgcatTAGTTATGGATACACTTACTAGATTGATTCAAGATGAAGCTTCATGGTGTATGGTTTTTGCATACAATATACTTTAGTGGATGAAACTAAATGTGGAGTCAAAGCCAAGCTTGAAACTTTTAGCTTTAGAATTTAAAGGCTTTTGGTTAAGTAAGTCTAAGACAGAGTATATAGGGTGTAAATTCAGTAACAAGAGAAACAAAGATGAAGGGGATGTAAAACTTGATGGCCAAGAGATACCACGGAGTAAGTGATTTCAATATCTCAGattaataattataagaatGGTGAGATTGAAGAGAATGTGAATCATAGGATAAGAGTAGGATGGTTGAAGTGGAGAAACGCATAAGGAATAATGTGTGATTGTAGAATACCTACTAAATTAAAGGGAAGGTTTTACAGGACTGTTGTAAGACTAGGCATGCTATATGATAttgaatactaaaatatgtttataaaaTGAGTGTATCTAAACTTAAAATGAATATGTGAAAATGCAAGGAAAGATAGAATATGAAATGAagaaattcaattaaaaataggGGTGGGTCCCATTTATGAAATGATGAAGCTAAATCActtgagatggtttggtcatATGCAAAAGAGAGTGATTAATGCACTTGTAAAAAAGAGTAACTTGATCAAAGACAAGGGAATGAAAAGAGGCAGAGAAAGACCTAAAATAACATgtagaaatattaaaaaatgactttgttgttgttgtcttgGTTCCATGAACATTTCAGATTTTGAGAGGATATTAATTTTCCTGATCTTATGTTATTTTAACtaccaaaaattttggaatCTTGAATTTGTGACATCTCCATTTTTTCCCAATGCTTGAatttgttcttgaatcttgaatTCTTTCCCTAGTATGTATAAAACTCTTGTATCAACTTGTTTTCATATAATACCCAAATGCTTTCAGAATTATCAGTCAGTTAATTTCTGAACTCTGAAATTGTATAATGCCAAAGATGGTTGCAACCCAGCAAATCATTGGTTTAGAAGTAATTTAAGACTGCTGCTGTCAGGTGTCAAGTTGTCTGGGTGGCCCCTAATAGATTTCTCCAGCTCCTTTTGTGTTCGGTAGAACTCCTCAGTTTTTTCTGCTAGTTTCTTAATGATCATTCggccttttctttttaacaGCGTGAAAACCACTATGCATCAGTGCTAACACGGTTATTTCATGCAGGAACTTCATGCAGCTGGTTTTTTCTGCAGAGGATACTGGGAGGGTACTGAAATACAATCCAACTACTAAAGAAACCATTGTCCTTGTTAGGAATATCCAATTTCCAAATGGTTTGTCTTTAAGCAAAGATGGTTCCTTCTTTGTCTTTTGTGAAGGATCCATTGGCAGGTGAGGACCCTCACTGTGAATGTATGCCACTTATATATAGGAAATGTCTTTGTCTAGAGTCACATGACATGGACCCTCATTTTGCTCAATTGTTATTCATTGCATTGTTTGCCTTTTAAATTAGTAGTCAGTAGTcacaaatttaatttattatacgATTATTGGAATTGAATTGGGACTACTTTGGTATACTTTTCATCATGAGACTACTTTGGTCATCATGAGACTATTTGGGTATACTtttcatgagagagagatagagatagagatagaaaaTATTGCTTGCTTTTGGCAGAGTTCTATAAGAAGTTTTAACTCTGAAGTTGCCAGATAGATGTTtctcagaaaatattttccaaagtactGTACTCTTTCCTTGACATTTTTCCCTTTGACAGAAGATCTATGAGAAACATATAACTCATCTGTATTTTTGTCCATATGTTTTGTTCAACAGTGTTTAGAATACCTTTATATCAAATTGGTACAGCTGAACAATTTTAAAGTAAGCTGGTATGTTATGATCATCAATTGATATAGTCCGCATGCATATATCCCAAGTAGGTTTCCTGAGAATAGTTTTGGGTCATTGAAGCCATTGTTATCAGAAATAATTTTTGCAGTAATCTTTTGGTTATTAGTGAAGTCTGATATCATCTTGATTATGTAGGTTAAGCAAGTATTGGTTGAAAGGCGAGAAAGCTGGGACTTCAGAGGTATTAGCAATCCTACCTGGATTTCCTGACAATGTCAGGACAAACGAAAAGGGCGAGTTTTGGGTGGCAGTCCACTGTCGACGAAATATGTATACTTATCTATGCGCATTATACCCACAAGTTAGGAAATTTTTACTCAAGCTCCCAGTTCCCGCAAAAATTCAGTTCCTGCTTCACATTGGGGGCAAGCCCCATGGAGTTGTTGTCAAGTACAGTCCAGAGGGTAAGCTTTTACAGATATTGGAGGACAGTCAGGGGAAGGTAGTTAAGGCAATAAGTGAAGTGGAAGAGAAGGATGGGAAACTGTGGATGGGCAGTGTTTTGATGCCTTTCATTGCAGTTTACAACTTGAATTGAAGCAAAAAAATCTGTAATCCTGATAAAGGGCTTTCATTGCTCATGCTGGGGGTGGCTCCTACGTAACACTTCCCCcactaaaaaatgttttttcccATAATTTTCCACTTTTAAGATTCCGAAATGTTTTCAGTAACAGGGCTAGAATATGATGATTTTACGATGGTATTCCATGTTTCAATATGTATCAAGTATATTGTTTTCATGGACTGACTTTGACTTATGTCGAAATTTGTTCATTTTGCTTTCTTCTAATGCTacaattaaaacttaaaagtaaaatgatGCAGATTGGTTAAGGAAGAATAatgtattttaatattttatattgtttattCTTTCCTAGTGAAATTAGGATCTATTTGCTTTTATAAGttcaattaaaatcttttttctagttgaattaggattttaattgtttttcttttcttaattaaattgtttttcctttctcaagTAGAAGTATGTTTATTATTACTTTTCCTAGAAGGAGTGGGAGAAATTATATTACTATAAATACTCTTTATTGAGAGGTTGATTAATGCTATGtgtttattaataaaagtttgcTAGAGAGGTTTTCTCTATTGTTTTGCCTACTAACCTAGTGTTCTTGTAGAACTTAAGTTTCGTGAAAGAGTTGTAGTAATTGTATGTTATAGATTCTGCTTCTACATGCCTACGCTgcatcataatatatattaataatgcTTTTTAAGACATGCATAAATACTTAAAAGGCATTTTCTGTGAATGCCAAAGTTATTTTGTTGCATTTCTCATTTGGCAATCACAATTCCTTGAAATGCAAATGCAAAGAACAGGGAAAGAAAGTCACTCCCCTACTTAAATGTCATAAATTACAAAGAATGCTTTAGCAAAGGCATGCTAGAAAATGGCGGCCTACGGAGAAATCAGGAGGTACTCTCTTCCCTTAACTCCCTTAACTTGACTGCATAATTACGCTTATCTACTTATTAGACTCAGTAGGACAAACTTTTAGACCTCACAAATGGATGATTCAAGATCTTGAGATATGATGATATAGATGATTGTAACCTTAACTCAAGGTGGTACCTACAAtggatgaaagaaagaaaaagtagagCACTGGTGGGGTGTTCAACCACCAGCACTCGGATACCAAAGTTCAATCTCTCCtttttagtgaaatagtcaCTCTAGAATTGAGCACCAATTTTCTTGAGGTCGGTTTGTGTTGATATTGGGCCCGTATGGCTTGAATTGCCAAGCCCAATTCGGTCATCTAAACCAAATACAAGcagtaataaaaaaaacctcacTAGCCGACTTTaacatatcaaaatatatatatatatatatatatatatatatatatatatatatatatatatatatatatattgtattaagAGCAGCCGTGTGTGTAGAGAATTTCAATAGCCTATTAGGTATAGCCGGataagagaaaaatagaaaaatagagaaaaaaagagacagCCAACTTCTATTCTTATTGTTTCTGTGAGAGAGTTCCGGTGTAATTGGAATTTAGGTTTTTCGAAAATATTCTTGTGCACTATTgtatctccttttttttatagtgaaatttctCCGTCGCCACTATGAAGGTAGGCAATTTGCCAAACTATGTAAAttcttgtgttctttgtgtgtacgcttattatttaatttctgcttatttattgtttttgattTGAATCCTAAGGTGCTATCTGCACAAcagtttcttttttaagttgttttttattttttaatccgaGTTGGCGTCTTCCACCTAGGCGTGACCATAGGGCACTCTACCTGCTGGGCCTGAGCCTGCGGTAGCAAGGAATCTAGCATGAGCCGAAATCCTTTCCATCCCAAGATTTAAACTTGAGACCTCTACCTCTCAAACCCTTATGAGCGAGCCAATGATCAATAAATGGAATTGTATTGATGGGTGGTTATTAATGATTTGTAATCACTGCACGTGGTCCGAATGTTGTGTATTACTAGCTTAATGCACATTCAACACGTGGGTGTTAtccattctcaaaaaaaaaaaaaaaaaaaaaacacatgggTGTTATCCATTTACGACGAACATGGCTTGTGGTTTGGGTAACGAAAGGCCTCACGTGGTATGttcaactttgttttttttatctaGCTAAACACCATGCCTAATATGCCGAGTAGAGTGGTCCTCCATCTAGTTTGTCAAGCATAGGTTACTATGTAATGCTCACAAAGCTTGATCTCCTAGCCCACCCCATTGTCATTAAGCAAACAAAAAGGACATATGCTTGAAGAGtaactttgttaaaataaactagcctcatcacacgagCTCCGCATGTGCGATGGGGcgtttttttttagtagtcctattttgtagaaaaaaaaattgtatttaagtattatatatatataatttttattttaaaaatctaatttataagtaaataaatcaatttaacaattaataggagagtgatcttattttttaggcaatgttttagcgagagttagagttgcatttttaccggattgtcctttagttttatccctacttaaacataagattgtaggggcatttttgaactaaaaaatgaggaatccaaacaggggaagcccttaaatagtagtGTAGATACATGTTTCAATGGTGGAAAATAGAAtataagggtatgtttggtaactgttttttctccttattttttgttttcaaaaataattttctatttttgaaactaaaaaacttgtttgagaACCCAAAATAGACATAAAACAAAAACGATAACATACAAAATGCtgatttcagtttttaatttttaaaagttaatgaaaacacgcatttaatttaataaatctaactcatttaatgagttagcattagagttcaaatcttaataacaacatattttagtattttcttttttctttttcaaaaaactatcttttttttaatttcaattaaccaaacatgttttttatttcaaaaatacaagaaaattgtttttttctttatattcccaaaaacaaatttttgaaaataaaaaacaaaaactgttaccaaacataaccttaccATTCATACGGaagttaagtttttgaaaatacttGGCAAaacctttttatatttatttatttatttacatttggacttattgtattttttttttttaatacaaaaacatGAACCCTGATTCCAAAATAGGTGACCAAATaggcccaaaattttatttgcaatcacaatattaattaatGCAGGCCAACGATGAAGCCCATTAAGGTTTGGGCCGGATCCATAAAACTTTAGCCCAGCTCATTGTACTAAAACCCTAAACTATAAAATCCAcggagaaaatattaaaatagcattaattttcaaacaatatagttagtagttaagttttacaaactatattttttactagcatctcgagtttaaaagactcgattttggggctataaatcgagtctttgatgctcgatttttatggtctgatctggcattttttccacgtggcgactACTTGGAAATTGAGTCTCAAATACTCGATTtacaaccaaaacaaatttcttCTGCCTCCCAGAGCAAAACccactgcaaaaaaaaaaaaaaaaaacacagtcaGCCCACCTGGGTCGCGCGGCCTGGGCGCGCGACCCAGGCCACCGCGCGCCAGTCGCGCCGCACAGGCGCACGACCCGAGCCACCGCGCGGCTGGGCGCGCGCTGCCTGGGCGCGCAACCCAGGCCACCGCACGCCCAGGTGGGCtgactgtgttttttttttttttttttttgcggtgGGTTTTGCTCTGGGAATGGATGGAGGCAGAGGAAATGTTTTTTggttgtaaatcgagtcttagataCTCGATTTTCAAGTAGTCGCCACGTGTAAAAAATACCAGATCAGATAGAATTAGACCacaaaaatcgagcattaaagactcgatttatagcccaaaatcgagtcttttaaactcgagatgctagtaaaaaatatagtttgtaaaacttaactactaactatattgtttgaaaattaatgctattttaatattttctccaaAATCCACGGCACACTTTTGTACTAAAACCCCAAACTATAAAACCCCCTCGTCTTGCTTCTCTTGCATACTTTCACCTCACGCTCACTCACTGTTACagtatgctctctctctctctctggtgcGTTTTCAGAAATTAAAATACAACAAACGAGTTTGAAACTAccctaaaactaaaacaaaattaaagataaTCAGCCATTATTTTTTTAGGCTGTGAGTGGAGACGGATAGCAGAGAGGCTATGAGTGAGACTTTGAAATTTTCTTAGGCTCTGAGTAtgggtctgtgagagagagggggagGCGGAGAGCACAGAGCCGAGAGTGAGAGGAGAGCAAAGATCGAAAAACAAAAGGGTAGAGACTTTAGGTTTTTCCGTTTAAAGCTTTGGTTGAAACGGTGCGTTTcgcaccctttttttttttttttttatgtttaacttGAATTTCGGCCTGAATCGGCCGTATCGGCGCCGGTACGGCCTGAATCGGCCTATTTCGGCGGTTTCCGCCGATACGTCCCGATTCGGCGCGTATCGggaaacggaaaaaaaaaaaagcaacgtaGCACCGACGAGCGGGCAGCACGTCTCCCGCCGCACGCCGCGTCGGGCAGCGTCGGACTCCGGTGCGGCGGCACTGTAGCCGCGTCggtgcttctctctctctctctctctctctctctctctctctctctctctctctctctctctctctctctctctctctctctctctctctctcaacttagTGTTATAATAAGAACCGTTACCCATATCtacactctcacacacacacacacacacatatatatatatatatatatatatatatatatatatatatatatatatttatttatttatttatttatttatttatttatatttgttttgttctttttaaaagTAGAGGAAATTTTTAGTTTGTAAGTGCCATCGATAGCTTTGCATGCCTGATCATTAGTATGCCATAGTCGtaattctaacatttttttaacattatttttagataagtTAATCCTTCAAACTCTTGCtctttctttatgttcttaacgaCAAATTAAACATTATCTATTATTtaatcaataatatattttttttatgcttagTTTTAGAgtctaaaaacttaaaatttgattgatgatatagctattaatcttttatcagtatgaaaaatatagtaaagaatatgcaatctaATGGttaacttttcaaaattcactttcaagaaaatgatgtttttattgGATAAGAGGAGTTTTGGaaagaaacctttttttttttaataattttttttatagggaaaTCAATAGGTTTTGCAACTCAGAATCTTGCTTTGTGTTATTGGCCAGATTGTGCTTCAAACGTGAAATATAAGGCAAAATCGCGTGGTTTTGCATTCTGGATCCTTTGTAAAGTTCAAACATGGTGAGTTTGCAATTTTATTGAGGAAACACAAATACAGTGCTTTAACAAATATGAACTGAAatttacttatttaaattaaaatttatctgTATGAACCTGTTAGGGTTTAATTGCGTTGTTATTAATACTATAATATTAGAGTTCGCAAATTTGACGTGTTGGGTGTTTTGTTGACAGTTAGAGAATAAGCAGACGGATATAAGGAAGTGGTTTATGAAATCCCATGACAAGGGCAATGGCAAGGAATCCAAGCCTGCAAATCCTGCCCCAACCAATAAATCACAGCCCGAAGAACCAGTGGGTATCCTTACATTTTTATCTTGCATCCTTACATTATTAGTAGAACTTGTAAAAATAGGATGTGTTAATTAAGGAAGTAACAAAAAATATGAGTTCAGATAAAatagaatgaagaaaaataacatATGTGGCTGACTCTGAATAATTTTTTGAGGTTTTATTGCCGAcccaaaaattttgggactaaggctttggAACTTATTTGcgtatgtacaattttttaaagtcTCATTTTTCTAGGGTACAACCATCATTTAACCAACTTTCAGCAAATGAGTGATAAAAAAAACCTGCATCCaatccaaatgcacactaagTTTTGTATAAAAACTTGTTTTACTTTTAGCTGCTTTGGTTCTGGTTAAAAATGGATTCCTGTATTGTgttatgtgtgtatgtgttaagGCCGAGTTTCGAGAAAAATTGGGAAGATAGAATAGAATCCAACTTTTGATGTGTCAggtcaaaaatgaaaaatatatttttgtggatttttttttctattaagcGGATAGAAACTGAAGGTACTGAGCATCACCTAGTGCACAGTTTTAGTTTGCTATCTTGACTTACTAACACATGAATGCACCAATGACAATGAGCTTTggctcaaatggcacttcctccTCCCATAAGAATATGGGAAGGGTGAGATCATGGTTCAAACCGAATTGGGTGTGTCCATtacttaccaattaaaaaaaagcttACTAACACATGAATGCTATCgacaaaacaagaaaacatgAAGTATGCATGACTATATGTTTTTTACcttctctcccccccccccccttttctttaACTGTTGTGAAGTAAGTTGATAACATAtctacttatttattttatatttgggaCAAATGCAGGCTCATGCAAGCCAAGAAAGTTCAGGCAGAAGGAAAACTAGCAAGTATTTTGTTACTGACAAACAAAAGCCAAAAGATGAAAAGGAGACACAGGAACTTCCAACAAAACGAAAGTGTCAAAAGCATAATGATGAATCAGTTAAACCCCCACCTGCTAAAAAAGTTCACAtagttgatgatgatgacgacttTATCTTCTCTAGTTCTAGGAAGAATTCAGTTGATGTGACTCCTAGGAAGAAGTTGAAGAGTGGGTCGGGTAGGGGAATTGCACAGAAACCTGTAGACATTGAAGAAGGTGATAAGGATGATGATAAAGATATTGATACTCATCTTAAGTCTGGTGGAATAGGTTCATCAGCAGAACCAGCTAGTGTAAGAGGCAGAGGTAGTGGATGGGGTGGATTTATGAACTTTGGAGAAAGGAAAGATCCTCCACATAAAGGAGAAAAGgtgaaaaatattgaaaatttacaGATTGATCAATTGGACGGGGTTGTACCATTCTCAATGTTAATTTTGAATCTTGTTTTGTGTCTTAGGAAGTCCCTGAGGGCACTCCTAATTGTTTAGCTGGTTTAACTTTTGTAATTAGTGGAACACTTGACAGGTACTTTTGTTCATCTTTGTTTTGATGTAATCATGTTTATCTTTAATGGaattaaacatgaaaaaaaaatcctatattTATGTGTCCATCAAAAAAATATGTGGTCTAGACCACAGTTTGCtgaaagatttaaaaaaatgatttttgatcTGTGAATGTCATAATTCTTTGGCAATTATTGTCTCAGCTGTGATGCTGGCCTAATTGTGGGATTACTTTCATCTATTGCAAATGTACTTACAAAAAAAACCATTGCAAAATGTCTTTACAA
This region includes:
- the LOC142607831 gene encoding protein STRICTOSIDINE SYNTHASE-LIKE 3-like, encoding MSPFGALAGLFFLLLALYCGTDPLRHSAISDFPDFESYRVDMPPWSQVPTDKDSQNLLQNSEIKFLNQVQGPESVAFDPLGRGPYAGVADGRVVLWNGQSWIDFAYTSPNRSELCDPKPSPLSYLKNEHICGRPLGLRFDKKTGDLYIADAYFGLLKVGPEGGLATSLTTEAEGVPLRFTNDLDIDKEGNIYFTDSSTKYQRRNFMQLVFSAEDTGRVLKYNPTTKETIVLVRNIQFPNGLSLSKDGSFFVFCEGSIGRLSKYWLKGEKAGTSEVLAILPGFPDNVRTNEKGEFWVAVHCRRNMYTYLCALYPQVRKFLLKLPVPAKIQFLLHIGGKPHGVVVKYSPEGKLLQILEDSQGKVVKAISEVEEKDGKLWMGSVLMPFIAVYNLN